From a region of the Castanea sativa cultivar Marrone di Chiusa Pesio chromosome 10, ASM4071231v1 genome:
- the LOC142613522 gene encoding protein SWOLLEN 1 isoform X1 has protein sequence MDYDDNDFQSQNLHLAGEGSTKFPPVLRPYALPKFDFDDSLQGHLRFDSLVETEVFLGIESNEDNQWIEDFSRGSSGIEFNSSAAESCSISRRNNVWSEATSSESVEMLLKSVGQEETILRQTIVEESDACDELGSLTKQMEPSLKHDDDILPKIGDDTDSKSTLPQDEIPENFSVLKEDIPVEPCVEDTSKTHEDEFSVDGRSGELDPNAVSVKGGLPMIEEDTFADSKSNVADRRNINPSVDEYLDHKTQEDFSASGMQVDNMVSRAQNIISSGGELNNEDLQQEIDDVGNMNLDGMQTGNDERKEGFHALSREAENLDGNAVESGTFHLENPLGSTLKVESVKEGNDIENHIINVEEPSSMVNKIVSALHTAEQCTEDVDSRIPVETRKCDAVLFKDTEFGEPSKVNTHEVSPLAFEGDYAVQVSGPEAGISASVEPKMDAIVQLTYGQESVVEKDNLLESSQQLDNEILVSKSEASLSSKEDNKVSKVEDKENSSSHMGGISTVTVCSSAELLREACEIGTLKVGQVVFGVSRENLVAEDHISSSILDESTQICEADKIYGQGEVHKCDIDVSISDKKSTKLPSESSNVDCVVDGSLIVDKGAGSSSHCEGSAGNEPVMLLDVTVSNESALNATLENAKVAFLDMTGVLHPSENVNTIDGVGDYKEVITVSSVGGFTYSDKESTATKISTEARLSTLKESSELETEPGPASESEKDASIDTAGKLLQKTVHQSLPKADTCNAEIQSEIQRVVVNEVNQECIRGNEVHAVICDVAAKEGGAADAVIFLEKREEVTVEENLEKASSEASGGHLLFTNTHTSSGSLSSAICAMESGNASSNPDKPTGSPNMISTTELSQSEKEKEGVRASAQEEVNRSPDQKASVAEDPKGKDSSKDEQSFSFEIGSLADMSRKDTGKNSQPFPPISAGKVLPIVEGSPSSSGLGQMDAKISQDNSTGSPQVSEGQITRGGSKGTHERKTRRASGKTAIGKETPKRGNHMKEPTPTKQSERGDKAATASLSPSAIFQFVQSREMQHYGHVEGNSTKPIFVITASASSLPDLNTSASPSTLFQQPFTDLQQVQLRAQIFVYGALIQGTAPEEAHMISAFGGPDGGRNAWENAWRACMERLHSQKSHPITPETPLPSRSEFTSTGARAPDQASKQSTLQSKGVSSPLGRTSSKGTPTVVNSMIPLSSPLWSMPTPSGDALQSSVMQRGSVMDYQQTLSPLHPFQTPPVRNFVGHHTPWISQGPFRGPWMASPQTSAAPDASARLPNTEAIKLTPVKESSVLHSSGIKHPVVHSGVPTSTSLLDPKKVTASPGKNSTDPKSRKRRKNPVSEDLGQIVLQSQSQPEPVSTPAVTTHLPTSVAFTMPTGFASKATSEKFVISESPISSMDHLQKKADQDVQQRASLSEETLSKVKEARLQAEDAAVLSAAAVSHSQEVWSQLEERKNSGLVSDVEAKLASAAVAVAAAAAVAKAAAAAAKVASNAALQAKIMAEEALVLNGYGNPSQSTGTSLPDSMNILGQATPASILKGDNRTNSSSSIIIAAKEAVRKRVEAASAATKRAENMDAIVKAAELAAEAISQAGKIVAMGDPLPLTELLDFGPEGYWKVSRESTELVGKSIEVNREKLSNDIVGEGPGTSNKHIKDGPLEKESKSTTHEKSHLQTEMPKESMVDHMRLVDGISVPIPTNETDSRVQKGRKVSDLAKTIGVVPESEIGSRSTVRNEYEKAAETFKEDSIKEGSHVEVLKDTDGFKAAWFTANVLSLEDGKAYVCYTELQTDNAEGPLKEWVSLQGEGDKVPKIRTARPVTIMRYEGTRKRRRAAMGDYNWSVGDRVDAWIRDSWCEGIITEKNKKDETELTVHFPAQGETSVVRAWHLRPSLIWKDGEWIEWSNLRENVSASHEGDMPQEKRIKLGSPAVEAKGKDKMLESKGVVELGKSEESRLLDLSENEKVFNVGKNTRNENKPDALRTLRTGLQKEGSRVVIGVPKPGKKRKFMEVSKHYVADRGNKINEPNDSVKFVKYLMPQGSGSRGWKNSTKSSILKDKRVAETKPRGLKTGKPQSVSGRAVPAKDNLSINAVSAPDDGTLTNHSAKVKDSVSHAENASGKHNQFDIGSLSSTLGTAEGPILFSSRASSSDGSSKKVSTSNAKSERANKGKLAPAGGKLAKIEEEKIFNGNSAKLTSEVVEPRRSNRRIQPTSRLLEGLQSSLIISKIPSVSHDKGHKSSNRSASRGNNHG, from the exons ATGGATTATGATGACAATGATTTTCAAAGCCAGAATCTTCATTTAGCTGGTGAAGGAAGCACCAAATTTCCACCGGTTTTGCGGCCATATGCTCTTCCCAAGTTTGATTTTGACGACAGCCTTCAGGGGCATTTAAGGTTTGATAGCTTGGTTGAAACAGAAGTTTTTCTTGGCATTGAAAGTAACGAGGATAACCAGTGGATTGAAGATTTCTCTCGGGGGAGTAGTGGGATAGAGTTCAATTCAAGTGCAGCCGAATCCTGCTCTATATCAAGGCGTAACAATGTTTGGTCTGAGGCCACTTCCTCAGAATCTGTTGAAATGCTATTAAAATCCGTTGGGCAGGAGGAAACTATTCTCAGACAAACTATTGTTGAGGAGTCAGATGCATGTGATGAACTTGGTTCCTTAACCAAGCAAATGGAGCCTAGTCTGAAACATGATGATGACATTCTTCCTAAAATAGGGGATGATACAGATTCAAAGTCTACGTTACCACAGGATGAGATTCCTGAAAACTTTTCTGTGTTAAAAGAAGATATACCAGTTGAGCCTTGTGTTGAAGATACTTCAAAAACTCATGAAGATGAGTTTTCTGTGGATGGAAGATCAGGTGAACTGGATCCAAATGCTGTCAGTGTAAAGGGTGGCTTACCGATGATTGAGGAAGATACGTTTGCTGATAGCAAATCTAATGTTGCAGATAGAAGAAATATCAATCCTTCggttgatgaatatttggaTCACAAGACCCAAGAAGATTTTTCTGCTTCAGGGATGCAAGTTGATAATATGGTTTCCCGTGCACAAAATATCATTTCAAGTGGTGGTGAGCTGAATAATGAAGATCTCCAACAGGAGATAGATGATGTTGGCAATATGAATTTGGATGGAATGCAAACAGGAAATGATGAGCGAAAGGAAGGATTTCATGCACTGAGCAGAGAGGCTGAGAATTTGGATGGCAATGCAGTTGAAAGTGGTACCTTTCATTTGGAAAACCCTCTTGGCTCAACCTTGAAGGTAGAATCTGTGAAAGAAGGAAATGATATTGAAAATCATATCATTAATGTGGAGGAACCTTCTAGTATGGTAAACAAGATTGTTTCTGCATTGCATACGGCGGAACAATGCACAGAGGATGTAGATTCCAGAATTCCCGTGGAGACCAGGAAATGTGATGCGGTTTTGTTCAAAGACACAGAGTTTGGTGAACCTTCTAAAGTAAATACACATGAGGTCTCACCACTGGCCTTTGAAGGTGATTATGCAGTGCAAGTCAGTGGTCCTGAAGCTGGGATCTCTGCAAGTGTTGAGCCAAAGATGGATGCCATTGTGCAGCTAACATATGGACAGGAAAGTGTTGTTGAGAAAGATAATTTGTTAGAAAGTAGTCAACAATTAGATAATGAGATTTTAGTAAGTAAATCTGAGGCATCTTTGTCGTCCAAGGAGGATAATAAAGTTTCCAAAGTTGAAGATAAAGAAAACAGTAGCAGTCATATGGGAGGTATTTCTACTGTAACGGTGTGTTCTTCAGCTGAATTGCTTAGGGAAGCATGTGAGATTGGAACTCTTAAAGTTGGTCAGGTTGTTTTTGGAGTGTCTAGGGAGAATCTGGTTGCTGAAGACCACATCTCATCTTCCATTCTGGATGAATCCACTCAAATATGTGAAGCAGATAAAATCTATGGACAAGGTGAGGTTCATAAATGTGATATAGATGTTTCAATTAGTGATAAGAAGAGCACAAAGTTGCCATCTGAATCTAGTAATGTGGATTGTGTTGTGGATGGATCTCTTATTGTTGATAAGGGAGCTGGGAGCTCATCTCATTGTGAAGGTAGTGCTGGAAATGAGCCTGTTATGCTACTTGATGTCACTGTTAGCAATGAATCAG CATTAAATGCTACCTTGGAAAATGCTAAGGTGGCATTCCTTGATATGACTGGTGTTCTCCACCCTTCTGAGAATGTTAATACTATAGATGGAGTTGGTGATTATAAAGAGGTTATAACAGTATCTTCTGTTGGGGGTTTTACTTACTCTGATAAGGAGTCTACTGCAACCAAAATATCCACAGAAGCAAGATTATCTACTTTGAAGGAATCTTCAGAATTGGAAACTGAGCCAGGTCCTGCTTCTGAAAGTGAAAAAGATGCATCTATTGATACTGCTGGAAAGCTTTTACAAAAGACAGTTCATCAATCGCTGCCAAAGGCAGATACTTGTAATGCAGAAATTCAGAGTGAAATTCAAAGAGTGGTTGTTAATGAAGTTAACCAGGAATGCATTAGGGGGAACGAAGTGCATGCTGTTATCTGTGATGTAGCAGCAAAAGAGGGTGGTGCTGCTGATGCAGTAATTTTTCTTGAAAAGCGTGAGGAAGTGACTGTAGAAGAGAATCTTGAAAAGGCATCCTCAGAAGCTTCAGGTGGGCATTTGTTattcacaaacacacacacatcttCTG GTTCCTTATCTTCTGCTATATGTGCAATGGAAAGTGGAAATGCTTCTAGCAATCCTGATAAACCTACTGGTTCCCCTAATATGATAAGTACCACTGAGCTTTCTCAGAGTGAAAAGGAAAAGGAGGGGGTGAGGGCATCAGCACAGGAAGAAGTTAACAGGTCCCCTGATCAGAAAGCCTCAGTTGCTGAGGATCCAAAAGGAAAGGACAGTTCCAAAGATGAGCAGAGCTTCTCTTTTGAGATTGGTTCATTGGCAGATATGTCTAGAAAAGACACTGGAAAGAATTCACAACCCTTTCCTCCTATTTCTGCCGGCAAAGTATTGCCG ATTGTAGAGGGTTCTCCTTCAAGTTCTGGTTTAGGCCAAATGGATGCCAAGATTTCACAAGATAATTCTACTGGAAGTCCACAAGTATCTGAAGGACAGATTACACGTGGTGGTTCAAAAGGTACTCATGAGCGTAAGACAAGGCGGGCATCTGGTAAGACGGCAATTGGAAAGGAAACTCCTAAAAGGGGAAATCATATGAAAGAACCAACTCCTACAAAACAATCAGAAAGAGGGGATAAAGCAGCTACTGCATCCCTAAGCCCATCTGCAATTTTCCAGTTTGTGCAATCCAGGGAAATGCAGCACTATGGGCATGTAGAAGGCAATAGTACAAAGCCAATTTTTGTTATCACTGCTTCGGCATCTAGTCTGCCAGATTTGAATACTTCAGCTTCACCATCTACATTGTTTCAGCAACCTTTCACTGATTTACAGCAAGTGCAATTGCGTGCTCAGATCTTTGTGTATGGAGCTTTGAT TCAAGGAACAGCACCTGAAGAGGCACATATGATATCAGCATTTGGTGGACCTG ATGGTGGAAGGAATGCTTGGGAGAATGCCTGGCGTGCATGCATGGAAAGGCTACACAGTCAAAAGTCTCATCCCATTACCCCTGAAACCCCATTGCCATCACGTTCTG AATTCACATCTACAGGTGCTAGGGCTCCTGATCAAGCAAGCAAGCAAAGTACACTTCAAAGTAAAGGTGTCTCCTCACCTCTTGGTCGAACCAGCAGCAAGGGTACTCCAACAGTTGTAAATTCGATGATACCTCTTTCATCACCATTGTGGAGTATGCCTACGCCTTCTGGTGATGCATTGCAATCTAGTGTCATGCAAAGAGGTTCAGTCATGGATTATCAGCAGACACTTAGTCCATTGCATCCTTTTCAGACTCCTCCAGTTAGAAACTTTGTTGGACATCACACTCCGTGGATATCTCAGGGCCCCTTTCGTGGTCCCTGGATGGCTTCTCCACAAACTTCTGCTGCGCCTGATGCCAGTGCTCGTTTACCTAACACAGAAGCAATTAAGTTGACTCCTGTCAAAGAATCATCTGTGCTGCATTCCTCTGGTATAAAGCATCCAGTGGTTCATAGCGGGGTCCCTACTAGCACTTCCCTGCTTGATCCAAAAAAGGTAACAGCATCACCTGGAAAGAATTCTACAGATCCAAAGtctagaaaaagaagaaaaaatccaGTTTCTGAGGATCTTGGTCAGATTGTTTTGCAGTCTCAATCTCAACCTGAGCCAGTTTCAACCCCTGCTGTTACTACACATCTTCCCACTTCTGTTGCCTTTACAATGCCCACTGGTTTTGCATCTAAAGCCACTTCAGAAAAATTCGTTATATCTGAATCTCCTATATCATCCATGGATCACCTCCAAAAAAAGGCAGACCAGGATGTACAGCAGAGGGCTAGTTTGTCAGAGGAAACCCTTAGTAAAGTTAAGGAGGCTAGATTACAGGCAGAGGATGCTGCTGTCCTCTCTGCAGCTGCTGTTAGTCACAGCCAAGAAGTTTGGAGTCAATTGGAAGAGCGAAAAAATTCTGGATTGGTTTCAGATGTTGAAGCTAAATTAGCTTCTGCAGCTGTTGCAGTAGCAGCCGCTGCTGCTGTTGCAAAGGCAGCAGCTGCAGCAGCCAAGGTTGCATCAAATGCTGCACTGCAAGCAAAGATAATGGCTGAAGAAGCACTTGTTTTGAATGGTTATGGCAATCCTAGTCAAAGTACTGGAACTTCTCTCCCTGATAGTATGAATATTTTGGGACAGGCTACTCCTGCATCCATTCTGAAGGGTGATAACAGAACAAATAGCTCCAGTTCAATCATTATAGCTGCTAAGGAGGCTGTTAGAAAAAGGGTTGAAGCTGCTTCAGCCGCCACTAAAAGAGCTGAAAATATGGATGCGATTGTAAAAGCTGCTGAGCTGGCAGCAGAGGCCATATCACAAGCTGGAAAGATTGTTGCAATGGGTGATCCTTTGCCGTTGACTGAACTGCTGGATTTTGGTCCAGAGGGTTATTGGAAAGTATCCAGAGAATCTACTGAGCTTGTTGGGAAATCAATTGAGGtaaatagagaaaaattaaGCAATGATATTGTTGGAGAGGGTCCAGGTACTTCTAATAAGCATATAAAAGATGGACCATTGGAAAAAGAATCTAAGAGTACTACACATGAGAAGTCACATCTTCAAACAGAGATGCCAAAGGAGTCAATGGTGGATCACATGAGATTGGTAGATGGAATTTCAGTTCCTATTCCAACTAATGAAACAGATTCAAGAGTTCAAAAGGGCCGAAAAGTTTCTGATTTGGCAAAAACCATCGGTGTGGTTCCTGAATCTGAGATTGGATCAAGATCTACTGTTCGGAATGAGTATGAAAAGGCTGCAGAAACTTTTAAAGAGGACAGCATCAAGGAGGGTTCACACGTAGAG GTTCTTAAAGATACAGATGGATTTAAAGCAGCTTGGTTCACGGCCAATGTATTGAGTTTGGAGGATGGGAAAGCATATGTCTGTTACACTGAACTTCAGACAGACAATG CGGAGGGACCGCTGAAGGAATGGGTGTCGCTCCAAGGTGAAGGAGACAAGGTGCCAAAAATACGCACTGCCCGTCCTGTTACTATCATGCGATATGAAGGAACAAGGAAGAGACGTAGAGCAGCTATGGGAGATTATAATTGGTCTGTTGGAGATAGAGTTGATGCATGGATTAGAGACAG CTGGTGCGAAGGGATTATCACTGAAAAGAACAAGAAAGATGAAACTGAATTAACTGTCCATTTTCCAG CTCAAGGAGAAACATCAGTTGTAAGAGCCTGGCATCTTCGGCCTTCTCTCATTTGGAAGGATGGGGAATGGATAGAATGGTCCAATTTGCGAGAAAATGTCAGTGCTTCCCATGAG GGTGATATGCCACAGGAAAAACGAATAAAGTTGGGCAGTCCAGCAGTAGAAGCCAAAGGGAAGGATAAGATGTTAGAAAGCAAGGGTGTTGTGGAATTAGGGAAATCGGAGGAGTCAAGATTACTGGATTTATCAGAGAATGAAAAGGTGTTTAATGTTGGTAAGAACACCAGAAACGAGAATAAGCCTGATGCTCTCAGAACATTACGGACTGGTTTGCAGAAGGAAGGATCAAGAGTTGTTATTGGTGTTCCTAAGCCtggaaagaagagaaaattcatGGAAGTAAGCAAACATTATGTTGCAGATCGgggaaataaaattaatgaacCAAATGATTCAGTTAAATTTGTGAAATATTTGATGCCTCAAGGCTCAGGATCCCGTGGATGGAAAAATAGTACTAAAAGTAGTATTTTAAAGGACAAACGAGTAGCTGAAACCAAGCCCAGAGGTCTTAAGACTGGAAAACCACAAAGTGTCTCAGGTAGAGCTGTTCCAGCAAAGGACAACCTCTCAATTAATGCAGTTTCTGCTCCTGATGATGGCACTCTGACAAATCACTCAGCAAAAGTCAAGGATTCTGTAAGCCATGCTGAGAATGCATCAGGAAAGCATAACCAGTTTGATATTGGATCGCTCTCTAGCACTCTGGGAACCGCAGAGGgcccaattttattttcttcacgGGCTTCTTCATCAGATGGATCCTCCAAGAAAGTTTCCACATCAAATGCCAAATCTGAGAGGGCTAATAAAGGAAAACTTGCACCAGCTGGTGGAAAGTTAGCCAAAATTGAGGAGGAAAAAATCTTTAATGGTAATTCTGCAAAATTAACCTCTGAAGTTGTCGAGCCTCGTAGATCTAATCGCAGAATTCAACCAACATCAAGG CTATTGGAAGGATTACAAAGTTCATTGATCATCTCAAAGATTCCCTCTGTTTCACATGACAAGGGTCACAAAAGTTCAAATAGGAGTGCTTCTAGAG GGAATAACCATGGCTGA